Genomic DNA from Roseburia intestinalis L1-82:
AAAATACAGTTCTGAGAAAATTGAAGATCATCCTGTTGGAGAGAATAAGCAATGGGCGAAACACATAGCGAATAAATGTGTTTCGCCCGTTTTTTATGCTGAAATTGTCGGAAATCACATGAAATGGGCGAAATGATTACAATGATTACCGGAATAGCCCGCAGATCAGCGGGAATGAGGGTGAATCTGAAGCAATGTGATGGAAATTCGCCCAAAACAAAGGAAAAGGCAGGAAAATCCCTGATTCAAAAAATATCAAAAACGAGCCAAAATATCCATAAAAAGATGATATAAGAATTGAAAATGCACGGAAAATCAATAGTTAACGGTTGCGCAAAAGTCGAATTTGAAAAAAATAAAAGAAAAAATAGAAGATGATATTGTGCAAAATGGCTAAAAAATGGTCGGATTTATTATAAAATGTGGATATTGACACAAGGATGTGACGGAGATATACTCTAACCATAGAACAACCGATTGCGCATAGCGCAACACGAAAAAGTGTTCTAAAAGAACAATTTTTTCTATCAAGGAAAAGGGAGGAATTTTCAAATGAAGAAAAAAGTCATCAGCACAGTATTATGTGCAGCAATGGTAGCATCCATGTTTGCAGGATGTGGAAACAAAGCAGCCGATAACAGCAGCGCAGCAGACAATAGTGCAGCAGACAACAGCGCAGCAGAGAGCACAAACAGTGCAGCAGCAACAGAGACAGGTGATGCTGCAGATAATGCAGAAACAGCTTCCGGTGATGCAATCGCAAATCTGATCGCATCTACAGATGGAACCGTAGATATCCAGCTCTGGTGTTCAGAACTTGAGGCTTATCAGAACGTTATGAAAGAGCTGACAGACAAATTTAAAGAGCAGTACTCAGATGTAGATTTTAACATCACGATCGGTGCTGTATCTGAGGCAGATGCAAAAGATAAGATTCTTGAGGATATCGATGCAGCAGCAGATGTATTCGTATTTGCAGATGATCAGGTAAATGATCTTGTAAATGCAGGTGCGCTTCAGGAAGTGGCAGCTACTTATACATATGATCCGAAAGAAACAAACTCAGAGGCAACTGTAGCAGCAGCTACCAAAGACGGAAAACTTTACGCTTATCCGTTAACAGCATCGAATGGTTACTTCTTATACTATGATTCAAACATCTTCTCTGAAGAGGATGTGGCTTCCTGGGAAAACCTTACAGCAAAAGCGGAAGAAGCAGGAACAAAAGTTGGCATGAATGTAGCAGATGGATGGTATCTGTATGGATTTTTCTCTGGTGCAGGCTGTGAACTTTCCATGAATGAAGATAACTCAAACAACTGTGACTGGAACTCTGAGACCGGTCTTGCAGTAGCACAGAGTATTGAGAATATCACTTCTTCCCCGGCATTTGTAAGCGTACAAGATCAGGATGCAATTACCATGTTAAATGACGGTACACTTGGCGCATATGTTTCCGGTACATGGAACACCGGATCTTTTGAAGCAAAATACGGTGACGGATATGCAGCATGTAAATTACCTACTTTCGATGTAAATGGAACAGCTACACAGATGGGATCTTATGCAGGATACAAATTCGTAGGTGTTAACTCCCATGCTAAAAATGTTGGCTGGTCAATGCTCCTTGCTGAGTATCTCACAAATGAGGAGAGCCAGTTAGCAATTGGTAACGCTACATCAGAGGGACCGGCTAACACAGTAGCAGCAGCTCAGATTGATTCCCCGGCACTTGCAGCACTTGCAGCGCAGTCAGAGTTTGCAGATCAGCAGGTTGTAGGCAATAATTACTGGGATCCGGCAAAGGCACTTGGACAGAACCTGGTTGACGGTGCAACAGATCTTCAGGCTGTACTTGATGATGCAGTAGCTGGTATTACACAGCCGGTAGCTGAATAATCAAATATCTGTAAAACTCAGATTTCCACATGGCTTTGGAATAACTTTTATGAGGAGGGCATTATCTCCTGCCAGACAGGACATTGCTTTCCGGCAGAGGCGGATATTTTCCTGCTGGAAACCAATGCCTTCCTTGTGACAGGCTATGTGAAATTTTTAAAAAGAGAAAAGTTTTTGCGACTTAGCCAAAAATTCTCATTCACGCGCATAGGGAGTGAATCTATGAAAACATTTTTAAACGCAATCAAAAAATACTTTGCCGATTTTGGGACAGCCGTGGCAAAGGGCGATATCTGGTGCAAGCTTTCACTGCTTGTTATGGGTGCAGGATACTGGGGACGGAAACAGATCGTCAAAGGTGTCTTAATAACAGCCCTTGAAGTGGTAGTGATCCTGTTTACAGGAATGTTCTCTATTAATTACATTAAGGATTTAAATACACTTGGTACCGTTCAGTATGAGTCCGTATTTGATCCGCTGACCTTGAAAAATACTGTTAATGATTACGATAACTCATTGCTGATCCTGCTATATGGTATTATTGGTGTTCTCGTAATCGTAGCATTCATATTTTTATATATAAGCAATTTGAAAGCTGTTTATCGGCTTCAGCTTATGAAAGAAGAGGGAGAACATGTCAATACATTTGCAGAAGATATAAAATCTCTTTTCAATGGTAAGTTTTATATCACATTGCTTACCCTGCCGAGTATCGGTGTTATTATGATGAACATTATACCGATCATTTTTATGTCCTGTGTGGCATTTACCAATTATGATATGGATCATATGCCGCCAAACTACCTGTTTACATGGGTTGGACTTAGAAACTTTAAGAACATGTTTACAGGCGGCACCACAATCACATTCTCCTATGCATTCGTAAGAATTCTTGCATGGACAATGATCTGGGCAGTATCGGCAACATTTACAACTTTCATCGGTGGTATTCTTTTGGCAAAGCTGATCAACCATGAAGATACACATTTTAAAAAAATGTGGAGATCACTTTTTGTTGTGACAATCGCGATTCCACAGTTCGTAACATTGCTTCTTGTAAGCAAAATGTTCAGCGACCACGGTATTGTAAATACATTATGTTCCAACATCGGTCTGACAGGATGGTTACAAAGTATCGGACTTGTTTCCGGAAACTATATTCCGTTTCTCTCTAAACCGGGCTGGTCTCATGCAATGATCATTCTTATTAATATCTGGGTCGGTGTTCCATATCAGATGCTTTCCGCTACCGGTATTCTGATGAATATTCCGACAGATCAGTTGGAGAGTGCACGTATCGATGGTGCAAATAAATGGCAGATCTTCTGGAAGATCACAATGCCGTATGTATTATTTATCTGTGGACCATCCCTGATTCAGAGCATTATTGCAAACATCAATAACTTTAACGTTATTTATCTGCTGACAAGTTCCAATGCAACAGCAAACATGGCATTTGCAAACTCTAATGCAAAAGAGACAGACCTTCTCATTACATGGCTGTTTACATTGACCAACGATAACTCAAACTATAAGATGGCATCGGTAATTGGTATTATTTCATTTGCTATCTGTGCGCTTCTTACATTGCTTAGCTATACAAGAATGATCAGTGGTGATAAAGAGGAGGTGTACCAATAATGAAAAAGAAAACATGGAAAATCATTGTGAGACATTTAGTACTTGCTCTTTTGGCAATCATCTGGCTGATTCCGATTGTATGGCTGGTTGTAACATCCCTTTCCACTACAAAGGGTGTAAGTTACCAGCACTTCTTCCCGGAACACTGGACACTGGCAAACTATCATCAACTGTTCTTCAAGACAGATACAGCAGCAAACTTCCCTGCATGGTTTAAAAATACTTTTATCGTAGCATTTTTTACCTGCATCGTTTCATCCGCTTTTGTACTGATGGTCTCTTATGCATTCAGTTGTATGAGATTCAAGGCGAGAAAACCTCTGATGAGCTTTTCTATCATTCTTGGAATGTTCCCAGGTGTACTTTCCATGATCGCTGTTTATTTTGTCTTAAAAATGATCGGACTTACTGATTCACTTGCAGGTCTGGTTATCGTATATTCTGCAGGTTCGGGACTTGGGTTTTTAGTATTGAAAGGTTTCTTTGATACCATCCCGGTTTCACTGAGAGAGGCTGCCCGCTTAGAGGGTGCTTCCGAGGCAACAATTTTTGGAAAAATCATTATTCCGCTGTCAAAACCGATGATAGTATATACGATTATCAACTCTTTCCTGAATCCATGGATGGATTTTGTTCTGGCACGAATCATGATCAAGTCCAAAGAGTCCGCAGACTGGACAGTCGCGATCGGTCTTTATAA
This window encodes:
- a CDS encoding extracellular solute-binding protein, whose amino-acid sequence is MKKKVISTVLCAAMVASMFAGCGNKAADNSSAADNSAADNSAAESTNSAAATETGDAADNAETASGDAIANLIASTDGTVDIQLWCSELEAYQNVMKELTDKFKEQYSDVDFNITIGAVSEADAKDKILEDIDAAADVFVFADDQVNDLVNAGALQEVAATYTYDPKETNSEATVAAATKDGKLYAYPLTASNGYFLYYDSNIFSEEDVASWENLTAKAEEAGTKVGMNVADGWYLYGFFSGAGCELSMNEDNSNNCDWNSETGLAVAQSIENITSSPAFVSVQDQDAITMLNDGTLGAYVSGTWNTGSFEAKYGDGYAACKLPTFDVNGTATQMGSYAGYKFVGVNSHAKNVGWSMLLAEYLTNEESQLAIGNATSEGPANTVAAAQIDSPALAALAAQSEFADQQVVGNNYWDPAKALGQNLVDGATDLQAVLDDAVAGITQPVAE
- a CDS encoding sugar ABC transporter permease, with the translated sequence MKKKTWKIIVRHLVLALLAIIWLIPIVWLVVTSLSTTKGVSYQHFFPEHWTLANYHQLFFKTDTAANFPAWFKNTFIVAFFTCIVSSAFVLMVSYAFSCMRFKARKPLMSFSIILGMFPGVLSMIAVYFVLKMIGLTDSLAGLVIVYSAGSGLGFLVLKGFFDTIPVSLREAARLEGASEATIFGKIIIPLSKPMIVYTIINSFLNPWMDFVLARIMIKSKESADWTVAIGLYNLLQKTLIGDYFAIFCAGGVMIAIPISILFVVMQKFYVEGVTGGAVKG
- a CDS encoding carbohydrate ABC transporter permease, encoding MKTFLNAIKKYFADFGTAVAKGDIWCKLSLLVMGAGYWGRKQIVKGVLITALEVVVILFTGMFSINYIKDLNTLGTVQYESVFDPLTLKNTVNDYDNSLLILLYGIIGVLVIVAFIFLYISNLKAVYRLQLMKEEGEHVNTFAEDIKSLFNGKFYITLLTLPSIGVIMMNIIPIIFMSCVAFTNYDMDHMPPNYLFTWVGLRNFKNMFTGGTTITFSYAFVRILAWTMIWAVSATFTTFIGGILLAKLINHEDTHFKKMWRSLFVVTIAIPQFVTLLLVSKMFSDHGIVNTLCSNIGLTGWLQSIGLVSGNYIPFLSKPGWSHAMIILINIWVGVPYQMLSATGILMNIPTDQLESARIDGANKWQIFWKITMPYVLFICGPSLIQSIIANINNFNVIYLLTSSNATANMAFANSNAKETDLLITWLFTLTNDNSNYKMASVIGIISFAICALLTLLSYTRMISGDKEEVYQ